ACTTGGCATTCATTATTGTGACTTGAAGATACTAGCCTAGTAAGAAAACCTGGGCTCTAGTTCTTTCTGTGTATCTTACGTTGTACCCTTAATTTATTGGTTATAAAGTGAAGATGATAATAGTTTAGCAATGAGGGGGTTCAGGATTAAGCAAGAGAATATGAATTGAAGCGCTATACAAACGCAAGATGGTGAGATTGGTGTTTTCTGTGGCAGCAGCTGAGACTAGGATTTTCAGCTATTTCTTttgtggaggaggagggaagtcatttattttttgtttgttttcttttcttttctttctttttttttttttttgcctagccACTAGAAAACCAGGGAGAGGCATTattgaagttgtttttttttttaattcatgtaaATTTCACTTTTTAGTTTATCCTCATTGtagttatttttgaaaatactattttaacttttgtttctgctgttagtttcattttctgttttaccTCTCATTCTCTGAAGAAATGTTTTGTGTATAGACTATCTTCCTTCAGCCATATAATTTAACCATATCTGGTGTTAAGTGTTCTGTTTTCccttttagtttattatttaattaGGTGGCAGTATTTAAAGATCGGAAGATTTTGCCTAAAAACAAGACTTTCTGGCATGAAGAAAATCTGCCAGGAACTGAGAAGCAGTTATGCTATCTAAATGAGGCAGGAGCTCTCCAGTTTGCCAGAGTTCTACTACTTCCTATTGTCTGTGTCACCACTACTGAGGACAAAATATCATTGCATTTTATGCATAGTTTTTCACAcagtaaagaaaaatgttaaaactctACTCTgcctctttcaaaatgaaaatgagagaTCAAGAATTCctgccgggcgaggtggctcacgcctgtaatcccagcactttgggaagctgaggaaggtggatcacctgaggtcaagagtttgatcaagaccagcctggccaacatggtgaaaccccatctttactgaaaatacaaaaattagctgggcatggtggcacatgcctgtaatcccagccatttgggaggctaatgcaggagaatcgcttgaacctgagaggtggaggttgcagtgagctgagatcatgcctctgcactccagccaggacggcagagcgagactccatctcaaacaataGCAACAGAAAACTGAGGGAGAGTGTTATTTGCAGAATACCAAATTCCTGTTTGTTTGATATGCACCAGCATCAATTACATTATCTGCCCACTCAGCCTCTGATACTGGTATATGATTTTACTCTCTTGATTTACCTTGAGAATCAAATATCCCATTTCAGGTCTTTGAGTTGAATATGATAAACATGCAAATTGCAGGCGTGTgtttgttttgtcacccaggctggagtgcagtgatcataGTGCGCTGCAGACCTGAATCCTGGagtgaagccatcctcccatctcagcctctcaagtagctgggactacaggtagacgctaccacacctggctaattttttttttacttttcgtaaagacagggtctcacgctcttgcccaggctgggctcaagtgatccacccaccatggcctcccagaaaagcactgggattataggcgtgaggcaccgcaccgAACCACGTTACAAGTTTTTTaaacaagtgaaggagaaatgtattttaagtagctggtttaaaatgatgttttaaggccagacacagtagctctcacctgtactcctagcacattgagaggctgaggtgggaggatctcctgaggccaggagttcaaaaccagcctgggcaacatagcaagaccctattcaaaaaaaagtaaaaatacatatatatttaatgatgTTTAAGAATATGTaagatctggccaggtgcagtggctcacacctataattccagcactttgggaggccaaggcgggtggatcatgaggtcaggagatcgagaccattctggttaacacggtgaaaccccatctgtagtaaaaatacaaaaaaaaattagccaggtgtggtggcacacacttgtagtcccagctattcaggaggatgaggcaggagaattgcttgaacctaggaggtggaggttgctgtgagccgaggtcacgccactacactccagcctgggcaacagagcgagactccatctcaaaaaaaaaaaaaaaaagaatatgtaagaTCTATCATAGTTTCATTTGCCATATTTAATGTTTAATAGTGAATGAGCTCTATCAAATTTAACTTCAACATTGGTTTATTTTGTGATGTGTATTTGAGATGGCCACCTAGTGGTTTTTTCTGGTATAGCATTTTACTACTGTACTAGATTATGATCTGATTAGAATAAGCTTATTAGCTGGTTTGTTTATATAccaaatatattttgagttatCCTTTCTGTACAGATTCAGCTGCAAGTGAATAGATATTTTTACAgcatttctataattattttgttttatttttaaacagaagaaGCAGACTACAGTGCCTTTGGTACAGAtacactaataaagaagaagaatgtTTTAACCAACGTATTGCGTCCTGACAACCATAGAAAAAAGCCACATATAGTCATTAGTATGCCCCAAGACTTTAGACCTGTGTCTTCTATTATAGACGTGGATATTCTCCCAGAAACGCATCGTAGGGTACGTCTTTACAAATACGGCACGGAGAAACCCCTAGGATTCTACATCCGGGATGGCTCCAGTGTCAGGGTAACACCACATGGCTTAGAAAAGGTTCCAGGGATCTTTATATCCAGGCTTGTCCCAGGAGGTCTGGCTCAAAGTACAGGACTATTAGCTGTTAATGATGAAGTTTTAGAAGTTAATGGCATAGAAGTTTCAGGGAAGAGCCTTGATCAAGTAACAGACATGATGATTGCAAATAGCCGTAACCTCATCATAACAGTGAGACCGGCAAACCAGAGGAATAATGTTGTGAGGAACAGTCGGACTTCTGGCAGTTCTGGCCAGTCTACTGATAACAGCCTTCTTGGCTACCCACAGCAGATTGAACCAAGCTTTGAGCCAGAGGATGAAGACAGCGAAGAAGATGACATTATCATTGAAGACAATGGAGTGCCACAGCAGATTCCAAAAGCTGTTCCTAATACTGAGAGCCTGGAGTCATTAACACAGATAGAGCTAAGCTTTGAGTCTGGACAGAATGGCTTTATTCCCTCTAATGAAGTGAGCTTAGCAGCCATAGCAAGCAGCTCAAACACGGAATTTGAAACACATGCTCCAGAtcaaaaactcttagaagaagatGGAACAATCATAACATTATGAAACCGTTGTTTGAATGTTTTCAGAGAGAGGATGCCATGAGGACTTGTACATTTGGCTAGTTTAAAAGCATATATACCTCTGACCAGTGACGTGGAATAGGCATGAGATGAGTAGCGTTGCAAGCTTACAATATTAATGTAGTAGTTTGATAATTGTTAATATAAACTTTGGTGGATCAGAGGTGAATTTAagtccaaaacaaaggggcctTTGCTGATGAAGTtatgtgcttttggtgttttgtctGTGGAGAATCAGATGTTAAAGCACATTCTTGGAACTATGTGAGAAGACTAGATCATTTCTGTTGGAAGTGGTTGCATATTTAACCTGCTGTGCagagcccagttaatttttcctttaactgtatttttaaaattctaatgtgAAGTCTGATTCTCTCTTTTGGTACATTGGGGACCTCAGCTCTTAAAGGTCTTATGttcccaatatttta
The Pongo pygmaeus isolate AG05252 chromosome 21, NHGRI_mPonPyg2-v2.0_pri, whole genome shotgun sequence DNA segment above includes these coding regions:
- the PARD6B gene encoding partitioning defective 6 homolog beta, whose protein sequence is MNRSHRHGAGSGCLGTMEVKSKFGAEFRRFSLERSKPGKFEEFYGLLQHVHKIPNVDVLVGYADIHGDLLPINNDDNYHKAVSTANPLLRIFIQKKEEADYSAFGTDTLIKKKNVLTNVLRPDNHRKKPHIVISMPQDFRPVSSIIDVDILPETHRRVRLYKYGTEKPLGFYIRDGSSVRVTPHGLEKVPGIFISRLVPGGLAQSTGLLAVNDEVLEVNGIEVSGKSLDQVTDMMIANSRNLIITVRPANQRNNVVRNSRTSGSSGQSTDNSLLGYPQQIEPSFEPEDEDSEEDDIIIEDNGVPQQIPKAVPNTESLESLTQIELSFESGQNGFIPSNEVSLAAIASSSNTEFETHAPDQKLLEEDGTIITL